A section of the Zygosaccharomyces rouxii strain CBS732 chromosome B complete sequence genome encodes:
- the IMD3 gene encoding IMP dehydrogenase IMD3 (highly similar to uniprot|P50094 Saccharomyces cerevisiae IMD4 and to YLR432W uniprot|P50095 Saccharomyces cerevisiae IMD3 and to YHR216W uniprot|P38697 Saccharomyces cerevisiae IMD2, Inosine monophosphate dehydrogenase, catalyzes the first step of GMP biosynthesis, expression is induced by mycophenolic acid resulting in resistance to the drug, expression is repressed by nutrient limitation) → MVRDHTTALEYLSTFEGKDGLSVHQLMDSNVRGGLTYNDFLVLPGKVNFPSSQVELKTKLTKKISLHAPFVSSPMDTVTESEMAIHIALLGGIGIIHHNCSAEAQAEMVRKVKKYENGFINHPIVISPDVTVGEAKAMKQQFGFAGFPVTVLTENGKLYSKLIGIVTSRDIQFVEDNSLTISDIMTKDVVTGSQGITLSQGNEILKSTKKGKLPIVDSKGNLVSMLSRTDLMKNQNFPLASKSASTKQLLCGAAIGTLPADRERLRQLAEAGLDVVVLDSSQGNSIFQIDMIKWIKSAFPQIEIIGGNVCTREQAASLIAAGVDGLRIGMGSGSICITQEVMACGRPQGSAVYNVCKFSNEFGVPCIADGGVQNIGHITKAVALGASTAMMGGMLAGTAESPGEYFYRDGQRLKAYRGMGSIDAMQKTDAKGNAATSRYFSESDDVFVAQGVSGSVIDKGSIHKFLPYLYNGLQHSLQDIGCKSLVDLRENVDSGNVRFEFRTASAQLEGGINNLYSYEKRLHN, encoded by the exons ATGGTTAGAGATCATACAACGGCTTTGGAATATCTATCCACTTTTGAAGGCAAAGACGGTCTTTCAGTCCATCAATTGATGGATTCCAACGTGAGAGGTGGGTTAACTTATAATGATTTTCTTGTGCTACCAGGAAAGGTCAATTTCCCATCTTCTCAAGTGGAATTGAAGACTAAATTGACCAAGAAAATTTCCTTACATGCACCATTTGTATCTTCTCCTATGGATACGGTTACTGAGTCTGAAATGGCCATTCACATTGCGTTGTTGGgtggtattggtattattcACCACAACTGTTCAGCTGAAGCACAAGCTGAAATGGTTAGAAAGGTGAAGAAATACGAAAACGGATTTATCAATCATCCAATTGTTATCTCTCCAGATGTTACCGTTGGTGAAGCAAAGGCTATGAAACaacaatttggatttgcTGGATTCCCAGTTACAG TTTTGACAGAAAACGGTAAGCTTTACTCCAAGTTGATCGGTATTGTTACTTCTCGTGATATTCAATTCGTTGAGGACAATTCTTTGACAATCTCTGATATCATGACTAAGGATGTCGTTACCGGTTCTCAAGGTATCACCTTGTCTCAAGGTAATGAAATCTTGAAGTCAACCAAGAAGGGTAAGTTGCCAATTGTCGATTCTAAGGGCAATTTGGTTTCCATGTTGTCAAGAACtgatttgatgaaaaatcaaaatttccCACTAGCATCCAAGTCTGCATCCACCAAGCAATTGCTTTGTGGTGCTGCCATTGGTACTCTTCCTGCTGACAGAGAAAGATTGAGACAATTGGCTGAAGCTGGATTGGACGTTGTTGTCTTGGATTCTTCTCAAGGTAACTCaatcttccaaatcgaTATGATTAAGTGGATTAAGAGTGCTTTCCCACAAATCGAAATCATTGGTGGTAACGTCTGTACTAGAGAACAAGCTGCTAGTCTAATTGCAGCTGGTGTTGACGGTTTGAGAATTGGTATGGGTTCTGGTTCTATCTGTATTACCCAAGAAGTCATGGCTTGTGGTAGACCTCAAGGTTCAGCCGTTTACAACGTCTGTAAATTCTCTAATGAATTTGGTGTTCCATGTATTGCCGATGGTGGTGTTCAAAACATTGGTCACATCACTAAGGCAGTGGCATTGGGTGCTTCTACCGCTATGATGGGTGGTATGTTAGCTGGTACCGCTGAATCTCCAGGTGAATACTTCTACAGAGATGGTCAGAGATTAAAGGCTTACCGTGGTATGGGTTCTATTGATGCTATGCAAAAGACCGATGCCAAGGGTAATGCTGCAACTTCTCGTTACTTCTCTGAATCTGATGACGTTTTTGTCGCCCAAGGTGTTTCTGGTTCTGTTATCGACAAGGGTTCCATTCACAAGTTTTTGCCATATTTGTACAATGGTTTGCAACACTCTTTGCAAGACATTGGTTGTAAGTCTTTGGTCGACTTGAGAGAAAACGTCGATTCCGGTAACGTCAGATTTGAATTCAGAACTGCTTCTGCTCAATTGGAAGGTGGTATTAACAACTTGTACTCCTACGAAAAGCGTCTCCACAATTGA
- the CNA1 gene encoding calcineurin catalytic subunit A (similar to uniprot|P14747 Saccharomyces cerevisiae YML057W CMP2 calmodulin binding protein and to YLR433C uniprot|P23287 Saccharomyces cerevisiae YLR433C CNA1 calmodulin binding protein) yields MSRPRGKSEAQINTEKINAALEVMEEKPMMPDSTAKIGSGDLESYVLEDGSRVSTKDRVVTSVAPITNKVPEDHELFYRDTGLPNHEFLREHFRKEGRLREDQALKILEMAKNCLGEEPNLLNVPAPVTVCGDIHGQYYDLLKLFEVGGNPKDTPYLFLGDYVDRGSFSFECLIYLYSLKLNFKDHFWLLRGNHECKHLTSYFTFKNECLHKYTLKVYEACCRSFNALPLAALMNGQYFCVHGGISPELHTAQDVNKINRFREIPSRGLMCDLVWADPIETYDEDAEEHTLEKFVPNSIRGCSFAFTYQASCDFLQRTGLLSIIRAHEAQDAGYRMYKNTKTLGFPSLLTLFSAPNYLDTYRNKAAVLKYESNVMNIRQFNMSPHPYWLPDFMDVFTWSLPFVGEKVTEMLVSILNICTDDELEEDTPVIQNRVGEKPDPQTGETDKKDQTTSSILDDEARRKALRNKILAIAKVSRMYSVLRKEGDKVEYLKAMNAGTLPRGALAHGPEGLSETLSTFERARKQDLVNEKMPPSLEEVRREKTNFYKDIMRKMEQKR; encoded by the coding sequence ATGTCAAGACCTAGAGGTAAATCTGAGGCCCAGATCAAtactgaaaagatcaatgCTGCCTTGGAAGTTATGGAAGAAAAACCGATGATGCCAGATTCTACTGCCAAAATAGGATCGGGCGATTTGGAGTCCTATGTATTGGAAGATGGTTCCAGAGTCTCTACAAAGGACAGAGTTGTTACTAGCGTGGCACCCATCACGAATAAAGTACCTGAAGACCATGAATTGTTTTATCGAGATACTGGATTACCAAATcatgaatttttgagaGAACATTTCAGGAAAGAAGGTAGACTTAGAGAGGATCAGGCGttgaaaattttagaaatgGCAAAGAATTGTCTTGGAGAGGaaccaaatcttttgaatgtACCAGCACCGGTTACAGTTTGTGGTGATATTCATGGTCAATATTATGATCTTTTGAAGCTATTTGAAGTTGGTGGTAATCCCAAAGACACACCGTACCTATTTCTAGGTGATTATGTGGATCGTggttcattttcatttgaatGTTTGATCTATCTATACtcattgaaattgaattttaAGGATCATTTTTGGCTATTAAGAGGGAATCATGAGTGTAAACATTTAACATCATATTTcactttcaaaaatgaatgTTTGCACAAATATACTTTGAAAGTTTATGAAGCATGCTGTAGATCTTTCAATGCACTGCCATTAGCTGCTCTTATGAATGGTCAATACTTCTGTGTACATGGTGGTATTTCTCCAGAGCTTCATACGGCACAAGACGTTAACAAGATAAACAGATTTAGGGAAATCCCATCTAGAGGACTAATGTGTGATCTGGTTTGGGCTGATCCTATAGAAACttatgatgaagatgctgaAGAACATACGTTGGAGAAGTTTGTCCCTAATTCGATAAGAGGTTGTTCATTTGCCTTTACTTATCAAGCTTCATGTGATTTCCTACAGAGAACTGGTCTACTGTCCATTATTAGAGCACATGAAGCTCAAGATGCTGGTTACAGAATGTACAAGAACACAAAGACTCTTGGTTTCCCCAGTCTTTTGACGCTTTTCAGTGCACCAAATTATCTGGATACCTACAGAAACAAGGCCGCAGTTCTGAAATACGAGTCCAACGTTATGAATATTCGTCAATTTAACATGTCACCTCATCCCTATTGGTTGCCAGATTTTATGGATGTTTTCACTTGGTCGCTACCatttgttggtgaaaaagtAACGGAAATGTtagtttcaattttaaacaTCTGTACGGACGATGAGCTCGAAGAAGATACTCCTGTTATTCAAAACCgtgttggtgaaaaacctGATCCACAAACCGGCGAAACCGATAAGAAGGATCAAACAACATCGAGTAttttggatgatgaagctaGAAGGAAAGCCCTGCGTAACAAAATTTTGGCTATCGCTAAAGTTTCAAGAATGTATTCGGTTTTGAGGAAAGAGGGTGATAAAGTAGAATATTTAAAGGCAATGAATGCGGGTACTCTACCTCGTGGTGCCTTGGCTCATGGTCCTGAAGGTTTAAGTGAAACTTTGTCAACTTTTGAAAGAGCAAGAAAACAAGACTTGGTCAATGAAAAAATGCCACCTTCACTAGAAGAAGTTAGAAGGGAAAAGACGAATTTTTACAAGGATATCATGAGGAAAATGGAACAAAAAAggtaa
- the TSR2 gene encoding Tsr2p (similar to uniprot|Q06672 Saccharomyces cerevisiae YLR435W TSR2 Protein with a potential role in pre-rRNA processing), which produces MEYDETVYVEAAPGAKNLTFKDEKQQARFELAIAMMIYKWDDLEIAVENGWGGPESADKRDWLSAVIVDLFKNEKIVDAAMIEETMLYAMVDEFDTNVEDDSALPIAVGIINRYKECAEGNYSVLEELYVKWNEKQKHRHHVKHVQVEEDPLNPDSSVDEDEDEVEELVDDDEDENMDEDASSSKPEPVVDEDGFELVQKKGGKR; this is translated from the coding sequence ATGGAATATGACGAAACTGTGTATGTGGAAGCAGCACCTGGTGCCAAGAATCTAACATTCAAGGATGAAAAGCAGCAAGCTAGATTTGAATTGGCAATAGCTATGATGATTTATAAGTGGGATGATTTAGAGATTGCTGTGGAGAACGGCTGGGGTGGACCCGAATCTGCAGATAAGAGAGATTGGTTGAGTGCGGTTATTGTAGATTTGTTcaagaatgaaaaaataGTGGATGCGGCTATGATTGAAGAAACAATGCTTTATGCTAtggttgatgaatttgatacGAATGTGGAAGATGACTCTGCCCTGCCGATTGCCGTAGGGATCATCAATCGTTACAAGGAATGTGCAGAAGGCAATTATTCGGTGTTAGAAGAGTTATACGTTAAATGGAACGAAAAGCAAAAGCATCGTCATCATGTTAAGCACGTTCAAGTGGAGGAAGATCCTCTAAACCCTGATAGTtctgttgatgaagatgaagatgaagtggaagaattggttgatgatgacgagGATGAAAATATGGATGAGGATGCCTCATCTTCTAAACCAGAACCAGTTGTAGACGAGGATGGGTTTGAATTGGTTCAGAAAAAGGGCGGTAAACGTTAA
- the ECM30 gene encoding Ecm30p (some similarities with uniprot|Q06673 Saccharomyces cerevisiae YLR436C ECM30 Non-essential protein of unknown function) yields the protein MGNTDSKLSSLYRDHILQLAGVTIPLRDDNGEFSQFYRDFIAGGNFTMEMFNHLVSPNELRGICRNNSVNISNLVQFVSLTIIEITKSLIDEEEQGVPLSSPSSISLLEMKLTDLLVCIRILTKVYPVHLSTGKENWLWNHNEDAIVPGFLLLKSLLKLSFVEGFTLPSVGKPGRITHLLWENGVNTQDSSYDAQTARIDSNRLEIVNLLLALCSADLYGLPNKFLVALCHLAPEYDVVCLVASIVNTVCRYCNNNEESSMPYQNFSYKQSQQQQLPQLRFSMVSSSLQLLNIMCLRSDLKEAQILAQSMDPNSKSVVNSNIALSYLATLNREFDLRLLLTSFAKIFKLPINLAIDQESNLLSLPRKQSSSSIGSVDGSNRSNNAANSIPYANAAVTGTAATSTNSAASPTAGSTSRRSRDNERIGNTNGTTNFNSTSHGNSSSSPSLPPVSPLFLQSLIFLTILVQNNKNFQNYVADKFGPKLIIFSIYYLQFYDNNVNQNGGWELGSTVIPLCYNLALFFSSKKLVLSKMLETFSPNYYTNKLPNFFKLSSGNINHITYRDFAIVHLCNMAISDVRDNLQPRPWIFELIYNLLPIRANLRDEELVQLSSKKRPKNIGSGGISYNAAMPLLHLLSKMSNKNYLTTYASSPSGASRGFYPCSPGYKLDCLALLLRVISIYVILYFEEAKNLTFALCRHQRILFQVKDSIDTISKNLNGSVQDLKIDDYFEHAFNFNSVDKGSTTPSRDNNEENKVYSNQALIFNNKGMSTTPENRDTSGDNTNDEPGIDNFVDDENYELSRYASDNNMGKSIELLEYADLSINPIMSDDKVFNGIRPKWPAGLTSKSKAKLRAKSDLTSSWSGANCLLLLMRMARLLLKQFPTISTISTKEYYQLLGEIAQFKNQFESTIKPHLPIFMSELSEGQPLKIDLSQKNLIYQSWIYMVCWTNIFNTHSGAYAVSQSANANNNTNTNTNTNTNTHNNTNKSSDPNTYNGSSNGPALSRVSSTDTLPSLEKFNSNGSMLSRTNSNSSSLMGYLSSYRNTETSFSSPLEITNYSSPTSKSNGSRANGGNNSNSSSGTSFFRFAWNGFTKKDNNYAPIQEEASDPPGSPMGSAPSRPNPFIPDVGLLKPNIWTGTKIKLFDVKAKEKEEFSLLDMTSSFLRRFRFNSVTSSGSTDALNSAGGNSNVYNNNGNMKSNGANSRPYTPRESTLMLSTSKK from the coding sequence ATGGGTAATACGGATTCTAAGTTGAGCAGTCTGTATCGAGACCATATTTTGCAATTAGCAGGAGTTACAATACCGCTAAGGGATGACAATGGTGAATTTTCACAGTTTTACAGGGACTTCATAGCTGGTGGTAATTTTACAATGGAAATGTTTAACCACTTGGTTTCACCAAACGAATTGAGAGGCATCTGTAGGAATAATTCTGTCAATATCTCGAATTTGGTTCAATTTGTCAGTTTAACCATTATTGAAATAACCAAATCCTtgattgatgaagaggaacagGGGGTTCCCTTGTCGTCACCATCGTCGATATCGCTATTGGAGATGAAATTGACAGACTTGTTAGTGTGTATTCGAATACTGACCAAAGTTTACCCCGTGCATTTATCAACTGGTAAGGAGAATTGGCTTTGGAATCataatgaagatgctaTTGTACCTGGGTTTCTTCTGTTGAAATCACTACTGAAATTATCGTTTGTGGAAGGGTTTACTCTACCGTCTGTGGGTAAACCAGGTCGAATCACTCATCTTCTTTGGGAAAATGGTGTCAATACACAGGATTCATCATACGATGCACAAACCGCTAGAATTGATTCTAATCGATTAGAAATTGTTAATCTTTTGCTGGCATTGTGTTCTGCGGATCTCTACGGATTACCGAATAAATTTTTGGTTGCGCTATGCCATTTGGCTCCTGAATACGACGTTGTTTGCCTTGTTGCTTCCATTGTTAACACAGTTTGTCGATATTGTAATAACAATGAAGAATCATCAATGCCCTATCAAAATTTCTCCTATAAACAAtctcaacaacaacaattacCTCAACTGAGATTTTCAATGGTGTCATCGTCTCTACAACTACTCAATATAATGTGCTTACGCTCAGATCTAAAAGAGGCTCAAATTTTAGCTCAATCAATGGATCCTAATTCGAAATCAGTGGTGAATTCTAATATTGCTCTTTCGTATTTGGCAACTTTGAACCGAGAATTCGATTTACGTTTACTCTTGACGTCCTTTGCAAAGATTTTTAAACTACCAATTAATTTGGCTATTGATCAGgaatcaaatcttttaagTCTCCCCCGCAAACAATCTTCTTCCAGCATAGGAAGTGTTGATGGATCTAATAGATCCAATAATGCTGCTAATTCTATACCTTACGCCAATGCTGCTGTTACAGGGACAGCAGCGACAAGTACTAACTCTGCCGCAAGTCCAACTGCTGGCAGTACATCTAGAAGATCTAGAGATAATGAACGTATTGGTAATACCAACGGAACTACAAATTTCAACTCAACATCTCATGGGAactcatcatcttcaccatcactGCCGCCTGTATCACCACTTTTTCTACAATCTCTCATCTTTCTTACGATATTGGTacaaaataacaaaaatttccaaaattaTGTGGCTGATAAGTTTGGTCCTAAATTAATCATCTTCTCCATTTATTACTTACAATTTTACGACAATAATGTTAATCAGAATGGCGGTTGGGAGTTGGGGTCTACGGTCATCCCACTATGCTACAACTTAgcacttttcttttcttcgaaAAAATTGGTCCTTTCGAAAATGTTAGAAACCTTTTCACCTAATTATTATACAAACAAATTACcgaattttttcaaattgtcTTCTGGTAATATCAACCATATCACTTATCGAGATTTTGCCATAGTTCATTTATGTAATATGGCAATATCTGATGTCAGAGATAACTTACAACCAAGACCTTGGATATTTGAACTAATTTACAACCTTTTACCAATTCGTGCTAATCTaagagatgaagaattagtACAGTTaagttcaaagaaaaggCCTAAAAATATTGGAAGTGGTGGTATATCATACAACGCTGCCATGCCATTGTTGCATCTTCTTTCTAAAATGTCAAacaaaaattatttgacCACATATGCATCTTCCCCTTCGGGTGCTTCCAGAGGATTCTACCCCTGTTCACCTGGTTACAAATTGGACTGCCTTGCCCTTTTGTTACGTGTGATTTCCATTTACGTTATATTGTATTTTGAAGAGGCtaaaaatttaacatttgCCCTCTGTCGTCACCAAAGAATATTATTCCAAGTTAAGGATTCCATCGACAcaatttcgaaaaatttgaatggATCGgttcaagatttaaaaattgatgattatTTCGAACATgcatttaattttaattcagTTGATAAGGGATCGACGACACCATCTCGAGACAATAACGAGGAAAATAAGGTTTACTCTAATCAAGCTCTTATATTTAACAATAAAGGAATGTCAACCACTCCGGAAAATCGTGACACTAGTGGTGATAATACGAATGATGAACCAGGTATTGATAAttttgttgatgatgagaattaCGAACTTTCAAGATATGCAAGTGACAACAACATGGGGAAAAGTATCGAATTATTGGAATATGCAGATTTGAGTATCAATCCTATAATGTCCGATGATAAAGTTTTCAACGGCATAAGACCTAAATGGCCAGCAGGACTTACTTCAAAGTCAAAGGCAAAATTGCGTGCCAAATCGGATTTGACCAGTTCTTGGTCGGGGGCAAACTGCCTTTTATTACTGATGCGTATGGCAAGACTTCTATTGAAACAGTTTCCCACAATTAGTACAATTAGCACAAAAGAGTATTACCAGCTATTGGGTGAAATTGCCCAATTCAAAAATCAATTCGAAAGTACCATCAAACCTCATTTACCTATATTCATGTCGGAACTATCCGAGGGTCAACCATTGAAGATAGATTTATCCCAAAAAAATCTAATTTATCAGAGTTGGATTTATATGGTTTGTTGGACCAACATCTTCAATACTCATTCTGGTGCATACGCTGTTTCTCAATCAGCCAATGCAAAtaacaataccaataccaataccaatactAATACCAATACCCATAACAATACAAATAAGTCTAGTGATCCCAACACATACAATGGCAGTAGTAACGGTCCCGCTCTTTCTAGAGTCTCTAGTACAGACACATTGCCTAGTCTGgagaaattcaattctaatggGTCAATGCTCTCAAGAACCAATAGCAATAGTAGTTCATTAATGGGGTACCTATCATCCTACAGAAACACTGAAACTTCGTTTAGTTCACCTCTAGAAATTACAAACtattcatcaccaacatcCAAATCGAATGGATCCAGAGCCAACGgtggtaataatagtaatagtagtagtggGACTTCATTTTTCAGGTTTGCATGGAATGGATTTACTAAGAAGGATAATAATTATGCACCaattcaagaagaagcttCAGATCCACCTGGCTCCCCGATGGGTTCTGCACCATCGCGTCCAAATCCATTTATCCCAGATGTTGGATTACTAAaaccaaatatttggaCAGGGACtaaaattaaattattTGACGTGAAGGCaaaggagaaagaagaattctCATTATTGGATATGACATCTTCATTTCTGAGAAGGTTTAGATTTAACAGTGTAACAAGTTCAGGTTCAACAGATGCTCTCAATTCTGCAGGCGGAAATTCAAATGTTTACAACAATAACGGCAATATGAAATCAAATGGTGCAAATTCAAGACCGTATACACCAAGAGAGAGTACACTGATGCTATCAACTTCAAAGAAATGA
- the DIF1 gene encoding Dif1p (weakly similar to uniprot|O13577 Saccharomyces cerevisiae YLR437C Hypothetical ORF), which translates to MLSQPNKKPLHIRIQPQDEKYDCQMKLGTMGMRIRQSVDQGYRLPSKFVQDNSSVTIPDYKRVPLPKNPPMLVNQRTVSSTSSIETWENDLDQRLTTIDDKTLTDKLGMKRNWDQVEF; encoded by the coding sequence ATGCTTTCACAACCAAACAAAAAACCACTTCACATACGTATTCAACCACaagatgaaaaatatgACTGCCAGATGAAGCTCGGTACCATGGGTATGAGAATAAGGCAAAGTGTCGACCAGGGCTACAGACTGCCAAGTAAATTTGTTCAAGACAATTCTTCCGTTACGATCCCAGACTACAAGCGTGTCCCATTACCCaaaaatccaccaatgTTGGTTAACCAGCGTACAGTCTCGTCAACATCTTCTATCGAAACCTGGGAAAATGATTTGGATCAAAGATTGACAACAATTGACGATAAGACTCTAACGGATAAACTGGGAATGAAACGTAATTGGGATCAGGTTGAATTTTAA